One segment of Rubripirellula amarantea DNA contains the following:
- a CDS encoding autotransporter family protein translates to MKHFLKPIVAAVCLSSLTLQPCLAADIEVTTTADSGAGSLREAITNAAAGDRIVFNIPGGGTIALTSDLPTITDDISFTNANVVAVVINVAGASAISITGGTVDLGELQVIGATPAVVLSSSTTLIGDGDLLSTDLEASGTIAPGTSSDAGSIGTLDIAGSFDATDSTIELDIQGGAPASHDLIQATDNVTIANSTLRPNFMGSDYAVSDVFTVITSDASVSGAFANSTDAFALPNNPFLEAFIRTNPLNVQLEVRDNGLTFASLVDGCNQTAAAQELDRLLGDGSGDQVTAITALRSGSTSVVSGAVNQLSGTIYPSIADGEINQIQNNLHSIRDRVLLQHSDMIEPGFQTPWVRGFGMSMEADPDRCSTLGYRQSVGGVELGTGWLWGNGVGVHGFAQFANSDTSIRGVNQTADSNSYRIGGTVQYAGDVVYVLGTGGAGYQDHAVERSMDSFASGSIASSDFDGTDQFGYLEAGLANVFGDSLWLNFVSLQGIRVDLDSTSETGASNFNLNVNGIEDESVRSMVGFSYAKTGGTSLGPATTQVRVGWLHEFLDDNRQAETIVLGATTPGLLAVESTSTDRDWLSLGGQLDWGFLLGGQFTLAYQGNVNTRSAFQTGLAGVRWSW, encoded by the coding sequence ATGAAACATTTCCTCAAGCCAATCGTCGCCGCTGTCTGTTTGAGTTCCCTGACGCTTCAACCATGCCTGGCGGCCGACATCGAGGTTACCACCACGGCCGACTCGGGGGCGGGATCACTGCGGGAAGCAATCACGAACGCCGCTGCCGGCGATCGAATCGTGTTCAACATTCCAGGCGGGGGAACCATCGCGCTTACCAGCGATTTACCCACCATCACCGACGATATTTCTTTCACCAATGCGAATGTTGTTGCCGTAGTAATCAACGTCGCAGGCGCCTCAGCGATTTCGATCACGGGCGGAACCGTCGACTTGGGCGAATTGCAAGTCATTGGAGCCACACCCGCTGTCGTGCTGTCCTCGTCGACGACGCTAATCGGTGACGGTGATCTATTGAGTACCGATTTGGAAGCTTCCGGTACCATCGCTCCGGGAACTTCAAGTGACGCAGGCAGCATCGGAACTCTTGACATCGCAGGCTCATTCGACGCAACCGACTCGACAATTGAATTGGACATCCAGGGTGGGGCTCCAGCTTCGCATGATTTGATCCAAGCAACAGACAATGTAACGATTGCGAACTCCACTTTGCGTCCGAACTTCATGGGATCGGACTACGCGGTCAGCGACGTCTTCACGGTCATTACCTCGGATGCATCCGTAAGCGGCGCCTTTGCTAACAGTACTGATGCCTTTGCCTTGCCAAACAATCCGTTCCTCGAAGCGTTCATCCGAACGAATCCGCTGAATGTTCAGCTAGAGGTTCGAGACAACGGACTTACCTTTGCTTCGCTTGTCGATGGCTGCAATCAAACTGCGGCAGCACAGGAACTCGATCGCCTTCTTGGTGACGGCAGTGGAGACCAGGTAACGGCGATTACGGCACTGCGCAGCGGATCGACGAGTGTGGTCAGCGGTGCAGTGAATCAATTGTCCGGCACGATCTATCCGTCGATTGCCGATGGTGAGATCAATCAAATCCAAAACAACCTGCACTCCATTCGTGACCGCGTGCTGTTGCAACACAGCGATATGATCGAACCTGGTTTCCAGACACCTTGGGTCCGAGGCTTTGGAATGTCCATGGAAGCTGATCCCGACCGCTGCTCAACACTTGGCTACCGTCAATCCGTCGGTGGCGTGGAACTGGGAACAGGATGGCTGTGGGGAAATGGAGTCGGCGTTCACGGGTTCGCTCAGTTTGCAAACAGTGACACATCGATCCGCGGTGTCAATCAAACCGCTGATTCGAATTCCTACCGAATTGGTGGCACCGTGCAGTACGCTGGCGACGTGGTCTACGTCTTGGGAACTGGCGGTGCGGGATACCAGGATCACGCGGTCGAACGTTCCATGGACTCTTTCGCCAGCGGAAGCATTGCGTCGAGTGACTTCGATGGGACTGACCAATTTGGGTATCTCGAAGCAGGCCTGGCCAATGTTTTTGGAGATTCACTTTGGCTGAACTTTGTGTCACTGCAGGGGATTCGTGTGGACCTGGATTCCACGAGCGAAACAGGAGCTTCCAATTTCAACCTGAACGTTAATGGAATAGAAGACGAGTCCGTCCGCAGCATGGTTGGATTTTCCTATGCCAAAACCGGCGGCACCTCGCTGGGTCCTGCTACCACCCAAGTTCGCGTGGGCTGGCTGCACGAGTTCCTCGATGACAATCGACAAGCGGAAACCATAGTTCTCGGCGCCACCACGCCGGGGCTACTCGCGGTCGAGAGTACATCGACGGACCGAGATTGGCTTTCGCTTGGCGGTCAACTTGATTGGGGATTTCTGCTTGGCGGGCAGTTCACTCTCGCGTACCAGGGCAACGTTAACACGCGATCTGCCTTTCAAACGGGACTCGCTGGCGTTCGTTGGTCGTGGTAA
- a CDS encoding dockerin type I domain-containing protein yields the protein MHFRRGTYLDLASEYAEIVESRLLELAAMRSEAFFFDSYHMPEIGCWGGAFEQGFVSETGLAVPEDASSESYEAWIRYKADFLTAYFEELSETIHEQFPHVAMVISNVPLAGLFSQQTTTQLAADDIGKSEFTFATRFDEDFFESHPDVYEPDADFRAALGWTVLRDASDGAPPHIWMASFPNEAHIRAFTASSITYGGVANIDVPEANLLVANDPEGTSTRATVAAGMALGNQLSGAVAGKATATEVAILFSESQRDALPSLASRCTEAIGPVIGAYEAFRTEHRSVNVIADWRQADPDYDLQRFEFVFVTQRSTLSVDQESALSQFEASGGVVIENNPSWQWSTPNGFTESKEALLQVLNSVLPARLQSTGGSAHVHIQMHVNPDDATDRTILIANDFRFVQSLRGLGADGVINDPPPPIDDLQLLLSYDAGFDELTAPDLIATDVLGGVVWATQKTAEGWLISVPEFTEAAAIHLQLDVSSPATMRQSEQQPLQQAVASEMIWSDDENWLESNLEFDAADVNRDGRVSALDALVLINHLSRTAMSGIGGFSAKVGQSGESLSTLDVNQDGDVSAIDALHIIKRCRSLGDERVALFSAPLEDDDHDDHHNFGIN from the coding sequence GTGCATTTCCGCCGTGGAACGTATCTGGATCTTGCATCGGAGTATGCTGAAATAGTCGAGTCGCGATTGTTGGAACTAGCGGCGATGAGATCCGAAGCGTTCTTTTTCGATTCCTACCATATGCCCGAGATCGGTTGTTGGGGAGGCGCATTTGAGCAGGGGTTCGTCTCCGAAACAGGCCTTGCGGTGCCCGAGGATGCTTCAAGCGAAAGCTATGAGGCATGGATACGCTACAAAGCCGATTTCTTAACTGCCTATTTCGAAGAGCTGTCAGAGACGATTCACGAACAGTTCCCGCATGTGGCCATGGTCATTAGTAACGTGCCGTTGGCAGGGCTATTTTCTCAGCAGACCACTACGCAATTGGCTGCCGACGATATAGGCAAATCAGAGTTCACTTTTGCGACGCGTTTCGATGAGGACTTCTTTGAAAGCCATCCGGACGTCTACGAACCCGATGCAGATTTTCGCGCAGCCTTAGGTTGGACGGTTCTTCGCGATGCTTCCGATGGAGCCCCACCACATATTTGGATGGCGAGTTTTCCCAATGAAGCACACATTCGCGCGTTCACCGCTTCGAGCATTACCTACGGTGGTGTCGCCAATATCGACGTCCCTGAAGCAAACCTGTTGGTCGCCAATGATCCGGAGGGCACGTCGACTCGAGCAACCGTGGCGGCAGGGATGGCCTTGGGGAACCAGCTCTCAGGAGCTGTTGCAGGTAAGGCTACAGCTACGGAAGTAGCAATCTTGTTTAGCGAAAGTCAGCGTGACGCGTTGCCATCGCTCGCGTCTAGGTGCACGGAAGCGATTGGTCCCGTGATTGGGGCTTACGAAGCGTTTCGCACTGAACACCGGTCGGTCAATGTGATCGCTGATTGGCGACAAGCAGACCCCGATTATGACCTTCAGCGGTTCGAGTTTGTCTTTGTAACTCAGCGTTCAACGCTATCGGTAGATCAGGAATCCGCACTCAGTCAGTTCGAAGCCTCTGGGGGTGTCGTGATCGAAAATAATCCATCCTGGCAATGGTCGACGCCGAATGGGTTCACAGAATCCAAGGAGGCGTTGCTTCAAGTTTTGAATTCGGTACTTCCCGCGCGCTTGCAAAGTACTGGAGGCAGTGCGCACGTGCACATTCAAATGCACGTCAATCCAGATGATGCGACGGATAGAACGATTTTGATCGCCAACGATTTTCGGTTCGTTCAATCGTTGCGAGGCCTTGGGGCTGATGGAGTCATCAATGATCCGCCGCCGCCGATCGACGATCTGCAATTGTTGTTGAGTTATGATGCTGGATTCGACGAACTGACTGCTCCGGATCTGATTGCCACGGATGTTTTAGGAGGCGTCGTATGGGCAACTCAGAAGACTGCCGAAGGATGGCTAATTTCCGTCCCCGAGTTCACGGAGGCTGCCGCCATTCATCTTCAGCTCGACGTTTCGTCCCCGGCAACGATGAGACAGTCAGAGCAGCAACCGCTTCAGCAGGCAGTCGCGTCGGAAATGATTTGGTCAGACGATGAGAATTGGCTCGAGTCGAACCTTGAGTTTGATGCCGCTGACGTCAATCGGGATGGCCGAGTCAGCGCGCTCGATGCATTGGTCTTAATCAATCACCTCAGCCGGACTGCGATGAGCGGTATCGGCGGCTTCTCAGCGAAAGTTGGGCAATCCGGTGAATCGCTATCCACGCTTGACGTAAACCAGGACGGCGATGTTTCGGCGATTGACGCCTTGCACATCATCAAACGTTGTCGTTCACTCGGCGATGAACGGGTCGCGTTGTTTTCGGCTCCGCTAGAGGACGACGATCATGATGACCATCACAATTTCGGCATCAACTGA
- a CDS encoding RNA polymerase sigma factor, with translation MNTIASLNADQFAALGNRGYSLAFQILKHRDDAADAVQDALRQFIEHQNQFQSANGSMQAYFLKIVRNRCLDLKRKRRPSCVGDHFDPGGSMGDDPSFQAAENEQQRLVRDCLDSLADDSREIIYLRDFHGLSYDEISEVLGIAKGTVMSRLHRARLQLRERFLSPLTKSESC, from the coding sequence ATGAATACGATTGCATCGCTGAACGCCGATCAATTCGCAGCATTGGGCAATCGTGGATACTCGCTGGCGTTTCAAATATTGAAGCATCGCGACGACGCGGCTGATGCGGTTCAGGATGCCCTCAGGCAATTCATTGAGCATCAAAATCAATTTCAAAGCGCGAACGGAAGCATGCAAGCGTACTTCCTAAAAATCGTTCGCAACCGTTGTCTCGATCTGAAACGCAAACGCAGGCCATCCTGCGTGGGCGACCACTTCGACCCCGGCGGAAGCATGGGCGATGACCCGAGTTTCCAGGCTGCCGAGAACGAGCAGCAGCGACTCGTTCGTGATTGCTTAGACTCATTGGCCGACGATTCTCGCGAGATCATTTACTTGCGAGATTTTCATGGGCTCTCGTACGACGAGATCAGTGAGGTTCTCGGAATTGCCAAGGGAACCGTGATGAGTCGTTTGCATCGAGCACGTTTGCAACTTCGCGAGCGTTTTCTTTCTCCCTTGACCAAGAGTGAGTCATGTTGA
- a CDS encoding type II secretion system F family protein, producing MNRVERPDPRRAPAASIESELPKWLWRQARYRFRNLWNAIQGPPYKLLAQFCHDFGMCVRSASDITRALELCLKPLRQSKLGRLWIDAAAKVARGSSIADALASGQSRLPPFFLPVVRAGELSGRLDEAFSFLESHCKLLAGTASALRKLWLMPIAIMLFGSVIKVLMHLGMGSITGALSLLLMELLSWGQLAAIVIIVMMTPVRSFFDQARLAIPFLGALEREIALHRFFRVMSLLYGVGGHRVEMMIRIAADTVSNEAARNDLSEAATAIESGATMAEAFRRVSLLSDDEKATIEVGEMSGSLEHAFEQISDQTGNSMLAKINFIEPILVRIVTAIVTLSIISTALGIIVS from the coding sequence ATGAACCGAGTCGAACGTCCCGATCCACGAAGAGCGCCCGCAGCATCGATCGAGAGCGAGTTGCCGAAGTGGCTGTGGCGTCAGGCTCGCTATCGGTTTAGGAATCTTTGGAACGCGATCCAGGGCCCGCCTTACAAACTGCTGGCACAATTCTGCCACGATTTTGGAATGTGTGTGCGGTCGGCGTCCGATATCACGCGAGCCTTGGAGTTGTGCCTCAAGCCGTTACGGCAATCCAAGTTGGGCAGACTTTGGATTGACGCCGCCGCGAAGGTTGCTCGCGGTTCGTCGATTGCGGATGCACTTGCCAGCGGCCAATCGAGGCTGCCACCGTTCTTCTTACCGGTCGTGCGAGCAGGAGAGCTCTCCGGGCGACTCGATGAAGCGTTTTCTTTCTTAGAAAGTCATTGCAAGTTGCTCGCGGGTACTGCCAGTGCTCTTCGCAAACTGTGGCTAATGCCGATCGCCATTATGCTTTTCGGATCCGTGATTAAGGTGTTGATGCATCTGGGAATGGGGTCGATCACGGGTGCCCTATCGTTGCTGTTGATGGAATTGCTCTCGTGGGGACAATTAGCGGCAATCGTGATCATCGTGATGATGACGCCCGTCCGGTCCTTCTTCGATCAAGCTCGATTGGCGATTCCTTTTTTGGGGGCGTTGGAACGGGAGATTGCTCTGCATCGTTTCTTTCGAGTGATGTCGCTGCTCTATGGCGTGGGCGGTCATCGTGTGGAAATGATGATTCGGATTGCTGCGGACACGGTCAGCAACGAAGCGGCTCGAAATGATTTGTCAGAAGCCGCAACGGCCATTGAAAGTGGAGCGACCATGGCGGAAGCCTTCCGACGAGTCAGCCTGCTTAGCGACGACGAGAAGGCCACGATTGAAGTCGGCGAAATGTCCGGGTCACTGGAACACGCCTTTGAACAGATTTCAGATCAAACCGGCAACAGCATGCTCGCCAAAATCAACTTCATCGAACCCATTCTTGTTCGAATCGTCACTGCGATCGTAACTCTCTCGATCATCAGCACAGCACTAGGGATCATAGTGAGCTAG
- a CDS encoding RICIN domain-containing protein gives MFTATVFHGTKSYQRALKVGLFCVLVAFVHSQGFAQDVVSQKLAEQAEKFALETNELHQMMSAQFSKLENVAYQAGDSNQLALIQAEREEFTKRRILSPWLDAEFRSTYAERMSKNCSLLQRVWEREIAKHHRRKDYGIANDLETKLGAMLISARGHGIALPSAAVLQQGDFAIRNVATGLAMDATKNSELILAAENPASKSQRFRFLLFDDSVAIRNLARKRVLDVPRGTREPGTRIIYWRGNGNSKNQKWKFAEEGRQLKITSLASDLVLTVETDVTNTVAFVEQQEDKSLPTQRWILVLKSR, from the coding sequence ATGTTTACTGCGACTGTTTTCCACGGTACTAAAAGCTACCAACGTGCATTAAAGGTGGGACTGTTCTGCGTGCTGGTTGCATTTGTACACAGCCAAGGTTTCGCTCAGGATGTGGTTTCGCAAAAACTTGCCGAACAGGCTGAGAAGTTTGCATTGGAGACCAACGAGCTGCATCAGATGATGTCGGCTCAGTTTTCGAAACTTGAGAACGTAGCGTACCAAGCAGGCGACTCAAATCAGCTCGCTCTTATCCAAGCCGAGCGAGAAGAGTTCACAAAACGCCGCATTCTGTCTCCTTGGCTCGACGCTGAGTTTCGTTCGACGTATGCCGAACGAATGTCAAAAAACTGCTCGCTACTTCAACGAGTCTGGGAACGGGAAATTGCGAAACACCATCGCAGAAAAGACTATGGCATCGCCAACGATTTGGAAACCAAACTGGGGGCGATGCTTATCAGTGCTCGCGGCCATGGTATCGCACTGCCCTCGGCAGCAGTTCTTCAGCAAGGCGATTTTGCCATTCGCAACGTAGCCACGGGGCTAGCCATGGACGCCACCAAGAATTCAGAACTGATCCTCGCAGCCGAAAACCCGGCGAGTAAGAGTCAGCGGTTTCGATTTCTTTTGTTCGACGATTCGGTTGCGATCCGAAATCTTGCGAGAAAGCGAGTGCTGGACGTGCCACGTGGTACCCGTGAACCCGGCACTCGGATCATCTACTGGCGTGGTAACGGCAACAGCAAGAATCAAAAATGGAAATTCGCTGAAGAGGGTCGTCAATTGAAGATCACCAGCCTAGCATCGGATCTTGTGTTGACCGTCGAAACCGATGTCACCAACACGGTTGCTTTCGTGGAACAACAAGAGGATAAATCTTTACCCACGCAGCGTTGGATCCTTGTTCTGAAGTCTCGTTGA
- a CDS encoding RtcB family protein, with protein MKARELNNLGIPKGIAMQAAMEAVKAAAGKGFKRAELRERIAAIVESPEFFANDELWGTLAASLTEVFQHQARFVGRDAPAPWRQWGDGLEGSAVDQMANACKLPVTVAGALMPDAHQGYGLPIGGVLATKDCVIPYAVGVDIACRMKLTVLDMPVSALEKKTDTLRGAIERETQFGIGASFRKPRDHEVMDADWSVSPITRTNRDRAWKQLGTSGSGNHFVEFGTLTLDEDDLGLAAGVYLALLSHSGSRGTGAAVCDHYSRIAKSLHPELPRELVNLAWLDLDSDAGAEYWAAMNLMGDYAEANHACIHREIAGHLGVDVLLDIENHHNFAWKETHGGEELIVHRKGATPAGKGVLGIIPGSMGTPGYVVRGRGVAESLLSASHGAGRKMSRTAAKAKFNWKDVKAFLDERGVTLMSAGLDEVPMAYKDIEQVMASQRDLVDSVARFDPKLVKMANAGERPED; from the coding sequence ATGAAAGCGCGTGAACTCAACAACTTGGGGATTCCCAAAGGAATCGCGATGCAGGCTGCGATGGAAGCCGTTAAGGCTGCCGCGGGGAAGGGATTTAAGCGAGCGGAGTTGCGCGAACGAATTGCAGCAATCGTGGAGAGTCCGGAATTTTTCGCCAACGATGAACTTTGGGGGACGCTGGCAGCTTCGCTAACTGAAGTATTCCAGCACCAAGCCCGCTTCGTAGGTCGCGATGCACCAGCGCCATGGCGGCAATGGGGCGATGGATTGGAAGGTAGTGCGGTTGATCAAATGGCCAACGCTTGCAAGTTGCCCGTTACAGTCGCCGGTGCCTTGATGCCCGACGCTCATCAAGGTTACGGACTGCCCATTGGCGGCGTCCTGGCTACAAAGGATTGCGTTATTCCCTATGCCGTTGGGGTCGACATTGCTTGCCGAATGAAGTTGACAGTACTCGACATGCCGGTTTCGGCGTTGGAAAAGAAAACCGATACGCTGCGCGGGGCGATTGAGCGTGAGACTCAGTTTGGAATCGGTGCGAGTTTTCGAAAACCACGTGATCATGAAGTCATGGATGCTGATTGGTCGGTTTCGCCCATCACGCGAACCAATCGTGATCGGGCATGGAAGCAACTCGGAACCAGCGGAAGTGGAAATCACTTCGTCGAGTTTGGGACGCTCACGCTAGACGAAGATGACCTTGGGCTAGCTGCAGGTGTCTATCTTGCACTGCTTAGCCACAGTGGTTCACGAGGGACGGGTGCGGCGGTTTGCGATCACTACAGCCGAATTGCCAAGAGTCTTCATCCGGAACTTCCTCGCGAGTTGGTCAATTTGGCATGGCTCGATCTCGATAGTGACGCGGGCGCCGAATATTGGGCAGCGATGAACCTGATGGGCGACTACGCCGAAGCAAACCATGCGTGCATTCACCGCGAGATCGCCGGCCACCTTGGTGTCGACGTGTTGTTGGACATCGAGAACCACCATAACTTTGCGTGGAAGGAAACTCACGGTGGCGAAGAATTGATCGTTCATCGCAAGGGAGCGACCCCAGCGGGAAAAGGTGTGCTGGGGATTATCCCTGGTTCAATGGGAACGCCGGGGTATGTCGTTCGCGGTCGCGGTGTTGCGGAGTCGTTGCTAAGTGCTTCACACGGTGCGGGACGTAAAATGAGTCGTACGGCGGCCAAAGCGAAATTCAATTGGAAAGACGTCAAAGCATTTCTCGATGAGCGAGGCGTGACGTTGATGTCGGCTGGATTGGACGAAGTTCCCATGGCGTACAAAGACATCGAGCAAGTGATGGCGTCGCAGCGTGACCTCGTCGATAGCGTCGCACGTTTCGACCCCAAACTGGTCAAGATGGCCAACGCGGGCGAGCGACCAGAAGACTAA
- a CDS encoding anti-sigma factor family protein, whose translation MLTCESIGEALSGYLDDELTQQESQRVELHLRECEKCRSLLNQMQTLQQAVGKTPAMSLDQQHWDRVHQDPIATATETAGWVLLAVCLLPPLIVGSVMFLADTGVSVLAKLIAIGSVSGLALLFYTVLRQRMLVSITDKYRKVKI comes from the coding sequence ATGTTGACTTGTGAAAGTATCGGTGAGGCATTGTCGGGATATCTCGACGACGAGCTCACACAACAAGAAAGCCAACGCGTGGAACTGCATTTGCGAGAGTGTGAGAAATGTCGATCTTTGCTCAACCAAATGCAAACTCTGCAACAAGCCGTTGGTAAAACACCAGCGATGTCGTTGGATCAGCAGCACTGGGATCGTGTGCACCAAGACCCAATCGCAACGGCAACGGAGACTGCGGGGTGGGTCTTGCTAGCCGTTTGTTTGTTGCCACCGCTGATCGTAGGAAGCGTCATGTTTCTTGCGGATACCGGCGTTAGTGTTCTCGCCAAACTAATCGCCATTGGCAGCGTTTCGGGTTTGGCTTTGTTGTTCTACACCGTTCTGCGTCAACGCATGCTCGTTTCCATAACAGATAAATATCGAAAGGTCAAAATTTGA
- a CDS encoding prolyl oligopeptidase family serine peptidase, which produces MVFVSVLVLACANTDGEDASAIRTSTLDLEYRNVDGISLKLDLLLPKHPSSIASPCVVFVHGGGWGNGDKTIGTRIAGWLTEHGFAVASIGQRSTKVAQWPAQIDDCYAAVRWVRDHASDYHLDPDRVGAWGSSSGGHLAALMGTRPCPDPETTSSRVNAVCDWFGPTDLLSMPANTLGNGRTQADIAKSNGARLLGATVLEVPQRAKDASALDQVSEDDAAFLIMHGDQDNSVPIEQSQKLHSKLVRHGVESQLEIIPGSGHGGKEFQSERSRSLILRFFQSHLMGNWPQGIGPQGNFNVSQAIAPTKWSVVKNENVRWRKVLPETGQSTVVTWGDRLFFTTMKPVQQDSETGSDMVAWCCNADTGETMWTRDLRADHPLRLSGCFGDSTSPPPLTDGQRVCFFNASGRIACFDYEGKLLWQNDMMPVSRTQPFLSNGQVVFIHQSYMPNSEGHFTHDHKDAASDHWTQLQALDIATGSPIWRTKCGVNMGCVPLPTSLSDGRRVILVGRGGGHSPPEKPDGISLVSAIDGSTIWTLPIENFMSTMSLNVFGDRALVFDGGDHLWIDVFTGKVARRESFTANVDLRRNTSSNAGRPLWESETVSIDLGTSSRAIIQQSNVLAGHYHYFRSYTQPWLGRVNVITGVAEYLQIPVQLNRANDKDVDRWLWNESEMSDHEIEVQHQMMRKPTKSLPIQHWAFEPNEMRNASGALVMGDSRSRGNGWGHHASAVPTVVGQHMYVPTMSGTVYVIRWNNETLDETSIIGINDLGPLGKSFNRGSLSYHRGRLYAHTIQELICLE; this is translated from the coding sequence ATGGTTTTCGTCTCTGTTTTGGTTCTCGCATGTGCAAACACCGATGGTGAAGACGCCAGTGCGATCCGGACTAGCACACTGGACCTCGAGTATCGAAACGTCGATGGAATCTCGCTCAAACTAGACTTGTTGCTTCCCAAACATCCGTCGTCTATCGCGTCACCCTGTGTCGTGTTTGTTCACGGCGGTGGTTGGGGCAACGGTGACAAAACGATCGGGACGAGAATCGCCGGTTGGTTAACTGAGCATGGCTTCGCAGTCGCGTCGATCGGCCAGCGCTCGACCAAGGTGGCTCAGTGGCCGGCGCAGATCGACGATTGCTACGCAGCAGTCCGCTGGGTACGTGATCATGCAAGCGACTACCACCTAGATCCCGATCGTGTCGGAGCTTGGGGTTCCTCATCAGGCGGTCATTTGGCCGCGTTGATGGGAACACGACCGTGCCCTGATCCCGAAACGACATCAAGCCGCGTCAATGCCGTTTGCGATTGGTTTGGCCCCACTGATCTGCTTTCGATGCCCGCGAACACCTTGGGCAACGGTCGCACGCAAGCGGACATCGCGAAGTCCAACGGAGCAAGGTTGCTTGGTGCGACGGTGCTTGAAGTTCCGCAGCGAGCCAAGGATGCCAGCGCACTCGACCAAGTATCCGAGGATGACGCTGCATTCCTGATCATGCATGGTGACCAAGACAATAGCGTACCGATCGAACAAAGCCAAAAACTGCATTCGAAACTTGTCCGTCATGGTGTTGAATCCCAACTTGAAATCATTCCGGGATCAGGACACGGAGGCAAAGAGTTTCAAAGCGAACGTAGCCGTTCCCTGATCTTGCGGTTCTTTCAATCGCACCTGATGGGAAATTGGCCGCAAGGGATCGGACCTCAGGGGAACTTTAACGTGTCGCAGGCAATCGCTCCAACGAAATGGAGTGTGGTCAAGAACGAGAACGTGCGTTGGCGAAAAGTGCTACCTGAGACTGGTCAAAGCACTGTGGTGACTTGGGGTGACCGTCTTTTCTTTACCACCATGAAGCCCGTTCAGCAGGACAGCGAGACCGGCAGCGACATGGTGGCGTGGTGTTGCAACGCGGACACTGGCGAAACCATGTGGACACGTGATTTGCGAGCGGACCATCCGCTGCGGTTGTCAGGTTGTTTCGGCGATAGCACTTCGCCACCACCACTCACCGACGGACAACGCGTCTGCTTTTTCAACGCTTCGGGACGAATCGCGTGCTTCGACTACGAAGGGAAGTTGCTTTGGCAAAATGACATGATGCCCGTCAGTCGCACTCAGCCGTTTCTGTCAAATGGTCAGGTCGTGTTCATTCATCAATCGTACATGCCTAATTCGGAAGGTCACTTCACGCACGACCATAAAGACGCAGCGTCAGATCATTGGACTCAATTGCAAGCTCTCGACATCGCCACCGGCTCACCAATTTGGCGTACTAAGTGTGGAGTCAATATGGGCTGCGTCCCGCTTCCAACAAGCCTTTCGGACGGGCGTCGAGTGATTTTGGTGGGTCGTGGTGGAGGGCATTCACCTCCTGAAAAACCTGATGGAATATCGTTGGTCAGCGCCATTGACGGAAGCACGATCTGGACACTGCCAATCGAGAATTTCATGAGCACAATGTCGTTGAATGTCTTTGGCGACCGTGCCCTCGTTTTCGACGGTGGAGACCATTTGTGGATTGACGTGTTTACGGGAAAGGTTGCTCGCCGAGAGTCCTTTACTGCAAATGTGGACCTACGACGCAACACGTCTTCGAACGCCGGACGTCCTTTGTGGGAATCCGAAACCGTATCGATCGACCTCGGAACTAGCTCGCGAGCGATCATTCAACAGTCCAACGTGCTCGCGGGACACTACCACTATTTCCGCAGCTACACTCAACCGTGGCTGGGCCGCGTCAACGTCATCACTGGCGTAGCGGAATACTTGCAAATACCCGTGCAACTTAACCGCGCCAACGACAAAGATGTCGACCGATGGCTTTGGAACGAATCGGAAATGAGCGATCACGAGATCGAAGTACAACACCAAATGATGCGTAAGCCAACGAAGTCGCTTCCCATCCAACACTGGGCATTCGAACCCAACGAGATGCGGAACGCATCGGGAGCTCTCGTGATGGGCGACTCTCGTTCACGCGGCAATGGCTGGGGTCATCATGCGTCCGCTGTGCCAACGGTTGTTGGCCAACACATGTACGTGCCCACCATGTCGGGCACGGTCTACGTGATCCGCTGGAACAACGAAACGCTCGACGAAACATCGATCATTGGCATCAATGACCTGGGCCCACTGGGAAAGTCGTTCAACCGCGGCAGCCTGAGCTATCACCGCGGTCGACTCTACGCTCACACGATCCAAGAACTCATTTGCCTCGAATGA
- a CDS encoding YbjQ family protein codes for MLVITNEEVAGHTITHTLGLVRGNTIRARHVGNDIMAGLRTLVGGEIHEYAKLLGEAREQAIDRMVDEAKLLGADAVVGVRFSTSVIINNAAEMLAYGTAVKLSANESA; via the coding sequence ATGTTAGTGATCACCAATGAAGAAGTCGCGGGCCATACCATTACTCACACGCTCGGTTTGGTGCGGGGCAACACGATTCGAGCTCGTCATGTCGGAAACGACATCATGGCGGGATTGCGGACTCTCGTGGGTGGAGAAATCCACGAGTACGCAAAGCTTCTGGGCGAGGCTCGTGAACAGGCTATCGATCGAATGGTCGACGAAGCGAAACTGTTAGGCGCTGATGCTGTGGTTGGCGTTCGTTTTTCGACCTCCGTCATCATCAACAACGCCGCCGAAATGTTGGCCTATGGCACAGCGGTCAAGTTGTCCGCAAACGAAAGTGCGTAA